The Caproicibacterium amylolyticum genome includes the window TACTTGATTTCCACCGCATACGGCACCGCTGTGGGAAACTTTCACAACCACCTTGTCCAACATAGGCACGGCGTCCTCCTGACTGCACGCACGGCGCACTTCCGCAAGTTCATCCTCGGTCGGCAGCCGCCCGCCCACCATCAGCGGCGCAATATTCACGGTGCCGTCCTCTTTGGCGTCTGTTTCAACACTCACATCCGCAACATCGGCATTCGCACCCATGGCCAAAGCCACATAAGCGGCACGCGGGCCAGCTGTAGAAAGCAAATTGCCATATTCGCGGATGCGTTCCCGGTAGCGGTCATCGCCGCCTGTGTCCGTTTCACCATCATCCCCGCTGTGGGTATCCACTGTATTCGTCACTGCACTGACAAAAGGTATCAAGTCAACAAGCGTTGTAATCGTTCCTTTACGGATGCCGTTTTGCACCGTACCAACGTCTGTGCAGGTTGCCGGAACGTCCACACTCAAACTACCAGCCTGCAGTACGGCCGCATGGTCTGTTGCAAAATATACGCTGCCGTCTGTTGTACCGCGTCCCCTGCGGTATCATAATATTTCACCCAGCGCTGTTTCTACCCGAAGCGCAAAGTAGTTTACTGCCGGTTTCGCCTGAAGGCGCGTGACATGGCGCATTTCTCCGATCGCGTCCAACACATTTCCGCGTGCATACCGGAGCAGCCGCTGCCGTGCCTTATCATTCATGGATGACAGCAGCGATACAGAACAGCAGACAGCGCTTCCGCAAAAATGCGGCGTTCATCACCCGGATAAAGGGATTCCCCAACGGCACTTTCAAGCTGTGACACTGTTTCACGATAAATGTTGTCTGCATCTATGTTAACAAAATTAATCTCTTCGGTCATTTGCGTTCCCCCTTTATCGCCCTGTCAGCAGTTCACTGATTTCCGCCTGAAACTGCCCTGACTGTGCGGCTGTCTGTAAGAGCTGCTCTGATGTCAGCTGCACACGTGGCTCATACGTTTCAATCAGCCACTGCAAATCTGCCAACAGCAGGCTGCTGATTTCAGAAATTGGCCGGTCAACCAAAGCAGAATCAATGCCCTTTAACCGCTCAAACGGTACTTCTCCTCGCGTGGTACGCATCAAATTCAGCGTACACACTGCCGGAGAGCCGTTCCCCTTTGCAAGCATCAGATTGACCTCGCTTTCTTGCTGGATTTATCCGCTGTGCTGGCTTTGGCCGTACTGCTCGTTTTCGTACTGCCGGATTTACTGCCCGCCGCCTCATTCGCGTATTCCGTAAAACCAAGCTGCATTTCGGCGTAAGTGTATGTACCGCGCATTGTCGTTGTTACGTTGTTCTGGTTCGCTTCTGTAAGCTGCATATACCGCGGCCCCACGCGCCGACCGCCGACCATAAACGGATAATATTTCCCGACAAGGCTTTCCCAGTTCTCACATTCTGCACGCACATTTGCCCCCGCTCCCGCTGAAAGCTTCACCGTGCAGGAGATTTCCTGCAGCTCCATACCGCGGGTGTTGGTTGCCGAAGAACCTTCCGTGTCATTGTTCGTTTCCGTTTTCAGCTTACGGCCGGTTGAAAAATCAGACATGGCCGTAATTTTGCGCCCGGTCACTTCAAAGTTTTTCGGTCCCCATGATGCCATAATCATGATGCATCACTCCCTAAAATGCTATTCCAGCCTGCCCCGTGTTCCCCGTCTGCCCGCGCAAGCACTACACCGCTTCCGTCAGCGCAGGTATCATAAAACACCCGCATACCTGCGCACATGCCGCCATAGTTTCCGCGCAAATGCCACGGAATCACAAGCGGCAGCGTTACGGCTTCCGGGTTGAGGTCTGGGATAACAACGGCGGTTGTGCCGCTGATGCTTGAAATTCTTCCCGCCTGCATCAATATCCCTCCAGTGGCTTTCGCAGAAACAGCTTGGTTGTTCCGGCAGCATAATCGTTTCGCATATGTGTAATAAACCATGTGCCATCATAAGAGGCGGCACCGGACGTTTGCAGCTTCACCGTTGAGCCGGGTGCATAACCGCGCAGAAGTCCCGTTTGCAGTGTTGCTGTAATTCCGTCTTTATTTAAATCCCGCAGCACCCCGCGGGCGAAGCGGTCCGCTTCCTCCTGACTGCTGATGCAAACCGGCAGTGCACATTTATACGTTTTGGATAATTTATTTTTCGTATAACTTCCAGTAAATCCGCCATTGCTTACTTTTGCACTGCCGAATTGTCTGCTGCCTCTGTCTTTATAGACAAAATCAGAATCCGAGGCGACAGCCAGTTCCCCCTGTGGCTCCTGCTGCTCCATATATTTCTGGCTGTACAGAATCAGTGCATGGTCATATACCAGAAAAGCGCATCCCTCTAAAATACATCTCTGCTGTAGGAATTCTGCATTTGAACGGCTCTCCTGCGAAACGAACTTGTACTGCTGATCTGTTACGCCATATGTTTTGAATGTCAAGCCGCTGTGAACAGCAATTTCCGCCGCAAGCTGTAAAAAGCGCACGCTTGCCCAGCTTTTTGTGCGTTTTTCCTGCATGGCTTCCGGCACACTGGCAGCCGTAATTTCGTAAAGTCCATTTTGCGGGCTGCACTGCCGGACATACAAAGTTCCGGTGCTCGCCGCACCGTCTGTTACTTTCAGCTTTTCTCCCGCTTTTGGATGCCAGCCGTCCCAAAGTCTGCGGGTGTCATTCAACGTTAAATGCAAAATATCCGCACTGCTTTCAGCAAATAAATCATGAACGCAGGCGCTTATGCTGACATCTGCTGTGATTTCTGTATCCTCATACCACACTCGAACACTCATGCCTCTGCCTCCCTTCGCCAAGGCGGCAGAGTTTCCGGCTGCTCAACCGTATCCAGAACCGGAATTTTCAAATGCACTCCAGCATCAAAAATCAGCGTACCGGAATAATCCGGATTCGCTTCTATGAGGATATGCGATAAGCGCTCCTCATCATAGGCCGCAAGCGCCAGTTCGTCCCACACATCCCCCTGACGGGTGGTGTAGTCAGTATATCCTACAATCTGCATACTGCGCTTCCTCTCTTTCTGCCAATGCATCCTGTACCATATCCACAAATTCAGGCATTAAGGCTTTTAGCTGCCGCATCAGGTCACTGGAGTTTGTTCCACTGGCGGCATAGATTTTCGGTGCAAACTGCATTCCACTCAAATCATACACAACACTTGAGGACGAACCGCCGGAAAGTGAAATACCGGAACCGCCCAGCACACCAAGTTTTCTGCCCGCCTCTGACCAGTATCCAATGTTCTTTCTGCGGTAGGCGGGGTTAAAGGACAGCACTGCTTCCTGTGGATACCGCGGGTCTTCACCTGCAATAGACAAACCGTTTGTAAAGCCGCCTGTTGCAAATTTTCCTGTGGCTCCGCCTCCATTTGACTTTCCTCCGCCCGAAAGTGCTCCGAAGAGACCGTTGATTGCACCGGCACCCCAGCTAAGCAGTTTCCCAACAAATCCGATAATCGTTCCCAGCACATCCGCAATCGGCTTTAAAAATTCCAGCAGTGGACTGAGCGCCTGCACGATTCCGCCAATCAGCGCCGAAATTGGTGGCAGAAGTGCCTGTACCAGCTGCATCAATGGCTGAATAATCGGCATAATCACCTGCTGCATAATTTGCACCAGCAACTGCAAAAGCGGCTGAATGATTGGCACCAACTGCTGTATTAATGACAGCACTACCGGCAAAATTGCCTGTATGATTTGTGTTACGATTGGTATGAGCGTTTGAAGCACCTGCACAATTGGTGGCAAGATTGCTTGCACTACTTGTATTAATGGCGGCAGAATTGCCTGAATCAAACTGATGATTGGCGGCAAAATCGAGCCAATAAACTGTGATAAAACCGGCATAAGTCCTGACATTAATTGTCCGATGAGCGGCATTATTTGTGTAAGGGCACTCCCCATTCCCTGCAAAAACTGCGTGACAAACGGCATACACGTCTGTATCGTGTTCTGCATAACCGGCATAATCGACTGCAAAGCACTTGAAATAGTCGGCATCATCTGTGTAAAAGAATTTGCGACTGCCGACGCGATGGGCAGCAAGCCTACTTCTGCCTGCCGCTTGATTGCCTCAATCGCAGAACCCAAGTCGTTATACTGAATGTTGTTGATGCTCTGCATGGCATTTGCAGTTTTGTTATACTGCACTTCCGTATTGTCAAGACACTTTATGACGGTTGGCCCCAAATCCTCCCACATGGTTCCAAACAAATTAACACCAGCCAAATTCTGCTGCACCGGGTCTTTCATTTTTCCAAGCGCATCAATTACCTGATAAAAAGCTTGTTTTGCTCCATTGCCACCAGCCGCGAATTTCTGTGCCATCTGGTCAGCGTTCATTCCAAGTGCTTGGAAGCCCTGCTGCGTGGTTTTGGAACCGTCAACGGCTCGGATGGAAAATTCTTTGACTGCATCGCCGATTTTATCCAGATTAAAAGCACCCGCGTCAGAACCCGCCTGAAAAACATTGAACATATCCTCCGCATTAAGTCCCAGCTTTTGGAACTGCACTGAATATTCGTCAATGCTGTCGAGCATTTCGCCCGAATAGTCCAAACCGTTTTGTGCACCCTGTGCAATCAAACTGTATGCCTGATCTCCAGTAACACCGAATTGGTTCATCATGGTCTGCGCCGCTCGTAGGGATTCACCAACGTCATAGTCAAATGCATCCCGCATACCCAACGCATCTTCGGTAATACCCTTTAAGGTATTCGTTGGCATATTCCCTAGCTGTTGTTTAACAATTCCGATTGCACTTGCTACATCATTCATGTCGGTACCGAAATTGTCGGCATAAACGCCTTTCATGGCATCCTGTAAACCGGCCATTTCTTCCTTGGTTGCGCCGGTTTTCACCTGTAGTTTGTTGGATGCTTTCGCGTAGCTTTGCCCAAGATTATTCAGGGCTTTCCCTGCCGCAGCCACTCCGCCGGCAACCGCAGTCGTTAACCCTGTTGCTGCAACACTTAATGCGGCAAGCTTCCCACCCTTGCCCAACCCTCCCAATTTACCTGTAACCCCATCAATGGCCTTGCTTAACGACGGGTCGATTGTGCCTGCAATGCTGATAACCGTCTGCATGACTTTTGGCATTTTCCATCACCTCCTGCACCTTTGGCGAAAACTTCTCTGCATCTGCATGGATTGGCGCTTTTGTTGCTGCTGCACTTCCTCCGCAGCCTCAACATATTCAACCAAAAAATCGACTAATCTGCTTTTGCGGAGTTCATTGATACTGCATCCGTAGGCTTTAGCGTAATCTCTGAGGAGTTCTCGGAGTTTTCTTGGAGTGAATTCGGTGCCTCCGGAGAGGCTGAAATAAAATTTCTGCCAATTCGCATGATATTGACCAAATCGCTCCCTGTAATACGTTCCAAGTCTTCCATCGCAAAGTTCGGATTTTCCGCGATGATTGCCTGAAAGCCAAGATACAAATGCAGACCGTAATCAATTTCAAATGCTCCTGAAATTCCGGCCATTGTTCCCGCCGTACTGCTGCGGGCTGCACGCAGCTTATAGGCATCCGCCTGTGCAAATTGCTGGGCTGTCACTTTTTCTGTATCATATGTAACCTTGCTAATCAGCTTCCCATCAACCGTAATTGGGTTGTACAGTTCCAATGTGTTTTGCATGAAAATTCCCCCTTAAAGTACGGAAAGCACGGAGTCCGTAAAGCTTTTTCCGCCTATCCTGACGATACCCAACAGCTTGTCAATCAGCAGGATTTCCTTGCCGTCAACAAACAGCTGGTATCGTGATGTTTCATATGTGTATTCGTTTTCATTGGCTGCACCGGTCTCCAACTGTACACCCGGCAGTTTTTTGAGCATTACCCGCAAATAGGCTTTGCCGCCCACTGTTTTCTGCGTACCGTCCTGCTGCACAACCTGCTGTGCAAAGCGGATTTCAAGCTTTTTAGCGGCAGCCAGCACTCCAAAGTTCGCGTCTACTCCCATTTTGGAAACGGTGGTTTCCATAGAGTCAATCTGGCTCATATCCGGTACCGAAAGTGTACCGCCCGCCTTTAGATCATTGGTCAGCGGAGATACTTCCGGCAGCGTAACCGTGCAGTCCCGCGCACACGGGTCTTTTCCGTCATCAGCGTATGCCGTTGTACCCTGAATCGGGCCGCTCAGGTCAAGTGCTAAATTCGGCATTATTTTTTCACTCTCCTTTACTTGAAATAAGCGTCAAATCCGGCGCTTGTATATGCCACCCCGCAGGTCAGTCCCTTCATGGGCGGCGTGGGTGTTACCTGTGCCGTATAAACAAACTGGCCGTTCATCAGCTGGGCTGTGCTGTTTTCTGCCGCAAGGAACACAATCTGCGGACTGCCGAGCAGATAACCGGACGCGGCATAGGCATCCAGCCGCTCCTGCTCCACGTTGATGATGGTATCTTTCATGGCGCGGTCCATGTTGACGTCAATTTTCGGTGCCCAGCGCTGCTGAAAGTTATTCAGCAGGAACATCAGCATTCGGATGTTTACGTCAAAAATACCGCGTGCATCAATTTGCTTGTCCTCAACATACGCGCCGGTGTGGTCGCCCCACAGCACCCAGCGCCCGCCCCACGGAATTGCGGTACTGACGCCGCTTTCTGTAAGTGTGTTTGCTTTTTCCTGGTCAAAGCCCTGATTCAAACTGTTTTCCCCGAAATACTGCGCAACCGCATTAATTTCCTTGTTTCCGTTGGTTTCTGCCGGGACACCGTCGTGACTCTGGTCAACACGCATTTGTTCTGCCACAGCCAACGTGGACAGATGATAAATCTTTCCGTAAGAATCTTTCACCTGCGGCCAATACGGCTTTTCATACTCGCTGTCATAGTGGTTATCTGTTTTCCACTTGATGGCCTCCTGGATGGTTGCCGCTGTGAGCGGAATATCCGGGTACAGCATTGCGTACCAGTGGCCGTTAATCTGATAGCTGTACTGCAGCAGCGCCTTGTGTACTTCCGGCTGGTCGGACCACCCCGGAGCCGCAATCATAGACGGCACAACCGCAAATTTCGGAAATACCAGTTTGATACAGGCAGCACCAGTGTACACGCCTTTGTCTGTTTCGTCGCCGATTATATCCTCTGCGGTAACTTTTGCAGGATCTACCTCATCAAATGTAACCTCTACCGTGCCGTCAATTGGTGTACTCCCGACGCTGGTCAGTAGAACGGCGTGCCGACTAAAGCTGTAATCCAGCGTATAATCGACATTTTCTTTTTTTCCCTCAATCGCAAGCGTATCCAGCACAATTGTTTCGGAAACAAACTCCGCTTTGCCATCCACAAAAATGACCGATTTTGTGGTTGCCTGCTCCTTTTTGTGCTTTGCCGGATTCAAGACATTGATAAGATAAATTGGGCCGATATTTTTACCCGTCTGCCCAAAATGCACATTGAGCGGCTCACAAAGCGTGAATGCATTCCAATTATCAGAATAACCGACTTTTCCGTATGCGTCTGCCATGCTTTTTACATTTACCGGACTGTTGACCGCCGCGGCATCCGTCCAGCCGCGCACCAGATTGACCGGCGCAGTGCCGATATAGACGGCGGCCGTTTCGGCCTGCGTGATTTCCTCTACAACGGATTCCCGCAGTTCGCCGTAAGCGCCGTACTTAATTCCTGCCATTCTTTCACCTCATTTATAAAAATTCCGCAACGTTCTCCACGCTGCGCAGCAGTTTCGCTTCCGCCGAAAAAGTAAGCCGTGCCATCCAGAACGGATAAAAATCCGGCAGCGAGTCCTGCTCTTTGATTGGCTCAAAGTGAATACCCGCGCCGTCCGGGTCTATTTCCATTCCCGCAATACTTCCGGCATTGCCGAATTCGCGGCGCGCTTTATCTATCCAGTTCCACACGTCACGCCAGCCGTTTTCCGCGCGGTCATAATAATTCTTCGCTTCCTGATTGTTCCACTGCAAAAAGAGCAGCGGGTTCGTTTCATCCTGCTTGAAAATATCTTTGCCGTGCATACCGGGACTCCAAGTGACAAACAGGATTTGGAACTCCAGCCGCGTTTCCTTTTTCAGCGGAAAGTCGTTCCCGGAAAGCAGCTGAACCGTCATGCTGGGAATTTCCACCGTATCCCCCGATTTGGGGGACTTACTGGGTGGTGCGAACATCCCATGCACGGATGGTGTAACCAATTCGTATTCATATCCCGAATCGTTCACCTGCTTCGGGTATTTCAGCTTGACATCCGCGCAGATTTGCCTGCGGCAAAAGTCACAAATACTGTCTATCGCTTCAACGCTGGTCATGCATACGCCTCATTTCTGCGCAGGCGCACCACCACAACGCCCATTTCAATGTTCCAATCCTCTACCACACGTTCCGAACCGTCCAAGTTGAGGATGCCGCCGACACCCGGATTTTCCGGCATATCCGTTTCCTGCGCATAGAGCACAACCGCGTTCCCGTCAATCCCCAACGCTTCCCCGCCAGTAACAGCAAGCTGCTCATTTGTTGCCACAACCGCTGTAATTGCGTGACCCTCCACTGTGTGCCGCTCGCCGAATTCCTCTGTGTTCAGGAAAACATTCTGCGCATCCGCCGCCACCATCTCGCTGAAAGCACTCATCAGAGCACCTGTGCGAAGGTACCGGGGTTAAACTTTACCGGCGCAACCAATGGGCAGGAAGTCAACCGCAGCGTGCGAATATCATCGTTCTCGTTTACCAGCACCTTTGGCACGCGGGAACCAGCGTATGTATGGAAATGACCGTCATCTTCAATCTGCGTCACGGCACCATACATAGTGTGCAGGCTTGCCGGTGCCGTTACAATACAGGTACCGCGCGGCAGGAACTGCTTGCTCTCTTTTGTGGATTCATCCGCATAGCTGCCGGAATAAGAATAAATGGTCAGCATATGACCGTGAACACTAAGCGTTCCATATACCGCAACGCCCTCCGGAAGTGTGCTGCTGTCCTGCGGGGTAAGGTCACCGACTGTCAGGCGGCGAATATCCAGCAGCTTTTGGATGCCCGGGTCATTGATAAGTACATCCGCACTTTCGGGGTCCAGCAGCAGGTCAGAGGAAGCCTGTCCGTCTTTGGTACGCATATCTACCATTTTTCCAAGGTCGGCATAAATCGCTGCACCGTCCGCGTTCCACTTCTTTGCGGGTGCATATACCGCAGGGTTCGTGTTTCCCTCGAAAAAGCTGATTTTAAATTCCTCATATTTCTTACCGCCGTATTCATCCGCATACTGGCGCAGGGTGTAGCCGTTTCCGCACAGCATCTGCGCAACCATGAGTTCTTCGCGGCGGGATGTCATTTCGTCCAGCTCAATTAAATCCTGTCCAAGCAGTGCACCCTCGCGCTGTTCTGGTGTCAGCCCGGACATAAATGCTTCTCCGAAACCGCGCTGCTGCAGGTCGTCCGAAAAAAGTGGGCGCTGCGGTGCCACTTTCGGCGGCTCCCATTCGGTGGTTTTGAAGCTGTCGCGGGTAACCGTAATGCCGCCGCGGCGCGGTGCCACAACCGGCGCCAGTTTCTGGGTGCCTTTGCGGTAATCCACAATCACTTTTTTTGTGCTGAAAATATCCTGCTGTGGGTTGGTCGGCGCATAACGGTCACGCAGGAAAGTAGTTGCCGGCTGCATCTGCTGAATCGCAGTCAGCATGGTCACAGTATCATATAAACTCATATTGATTTCCCCCTCTTAGTCCATTGCAGTGGAAAGATAGATACCCGCATTGCGCAGGTCTGCTTCATCCGCAGCAGTCATGGTGTAGCTTTCTTTCACGGTCAGTGCTGTTCGGTTAAAATGCCCGGTTTCGTAGCAGGACGCAACCACTGTTCCGTTGGTTCCCGTATCGGTGCTGTCGCACAAAATCCACGCTGCCTTCAGCGTTTCTGCGGGTTTCGGATTATCCCCTGTTACTGCCGCCTGTGCAGTCGTTCCGAGAACCACATTCCCCTCCCCAAGAGAGGATTGGGCAATTACTGTGCCGCGCGGCAGAATGCCCTGCCCGCTTTTCAGCACCACCTGAACCGCTGTCAGCGGATGTGCACTGTCATAAATAAGCCTATCGAACGTTCTTTCTTCGAGTGCTTCCATAGAATTTTCCTCCTTATTTCGTTTTCGGGCGTGCAGCCGCAATCATACCGGCCTCGCTCTTCATTTTTGCCGCTTCTGTATCAGCAGGCGGCGCGGCGGGCGTTACCTTTGCAGTCCCGCCTGCATTGGTCAGCTCCTTTTCCCGGTTTACAAGATAATTTTTTCCGGCCGCCTGTGCCTGTTCCAGTACGCGAAAAGCAAGCTGTTCCGCTGTGCAGGCCGTTTTCCCGTACTTTGCTTCAGCGACAAGTGCTGCATCCCCGATGCTGGGTGCAATTTTATCAATCGCTTCCAAGCGTTCCCGCTCGCGCTGGGCAGCTTCCTGCGCCGCGTTCTGCGTGTCTGGTACAGTCGGTTCTGCTGTCAGTTTCGCAGCATCCCGTGCATTCCCTTCAATCTGCGCCACAATGTCCGGGTATTTTTCCCTCAGTTCTTTTTCGTCCATAATGACCTCCTCGGTTTTTTCTGCGGGTTTTCCCGCATTTGCTATATTTCCAGTGGCAGAAGCCACAGGATGGCTCATAATGTGGATTCTTTCTGGCAGATGCAGCCCGTTTACATTGTGCTGAATCCCGTTTACCATTAGCACGCTGCCGGAAAGCAACATCTGCACCGGATTTCCCTCCAGCATTTCATCCGCAAAGCCGTTGTCGATTGCCTCCTGCCCCACCATCCATGTTTCGCGGGACATCATATTGCGAAGCGTATCGGTGTCAGTGCCGGTTTTCGCGGCGTAAATGGCGGCCACCGCACGCTCGTTTGCATCCACGCTTTTCTGAATCTGTTTCAGGTCAGGCAGGCCGTAATAATCGGACAACCCAACCTTAACGCCGTGAATCATCACCATACTGCCGGGCATGACGCTGACCGTATCCCCTGCGCACATAATGACACTTGCGGCGCTGGCTGCCATGCCCTCCACAATCACGTTCACTGCGCCGGTTAATTGTTTTAAAGCATTATGAATTGCAATGCCGGTATACAAATCGCCGCCGCAGCTATTGAGCCGGACAGTTACTTTTCCCTTGCCCTTCACCTGCTCCAAATCGTTTAGGAAGCCTTCCGGCGAGATGTAATTACCCGGTTCCGGCTCCCCAGTCCACCAGTCAATCGGCTGGCTGCTGACTACATCTCCATACAGAGTGATTTCTCCCTCATTATCTGATACAGAAGCAACGTTCCAAAACTTTTTAATTGGTTTCGGCATCTGCTGTTCCCCCTTTGCTCGTTTCTGCTGGTACATTTGCGGCTTGCAGCATGGCGTTTTCCCGCTGCAAAACCTCCACATTCTGTTCGTACTGCGTGCCATTCAGCCGCATAGCCGACTGCGCACGCGTGCTGTATCCATTTTCATTTGCCATCTGTTCTGCCTGTATTTCCTTGAGCGGGTCAAGCTGTCCCTGCGTCGGCCCGATCCAGTCCGCACCAAGCCATGCCTGCCGAATGCGTGGGTCGTTAAAAAATCCGGGTGCGGCAATGCGTCCTCTTGCCACTGCTTCTGTCAGCCACAGTGCATAGGCAGGCTGGCAGAAATCCGAAACAAACCAAGTGCGCCGCATTTTAAAGGCTTTCCATGCTTCCAGCATGGCCGCCCGGCTGGCGGAATAACTGCTGTTGAACTGTTTGAGCAGCAAATCTGCCGGAACTTCCAGTGCTGCGCCTACCTGTGTTGTGATTGCTTTCATGAATGCGTCAAAACCGCTATTCGGCCGTGTTGGGTTGGTAGAGTTGATGGTTTCGCCGTTCTGCAGCACATTAACCACACCCGGCCCCATTTCGTATTCGTTTTCATCATCTGAAATTTGTTCATCCTGCGGAATCGGCTCATTAAACGGCATTCCGGCGGCAGGGGCTTCCTTTTGGATCCAAACGGTGAAAAAGGACTCAATGACCGCCGCCATCAGCTCGCTTTCGGTGTAGCGCCGCAGCTGTAAAAGTGGCTCAATAACCGGTGCAAGGTAAGAAACGCCGCGGTACTGGTCAGGCCGCTCGCTGTCCATGATATGCAGGATATTCGGCAGGCCGGTTTCTGCGCCGTATGCTTCCACGCGCGTCCATTCGGACGGCTTTGGCAGCAGTTCATCCGGGTACTGGTTACAAATCCAGTACGCCACAATTGCGCCGGAACGAGAAACCTCCACACCGTCATAAATGGCATTGCCGTTTTCCGGGTTTTTGCCGTCTGTGATGCGCATCATGACGGGGGTTCCGCTGTGCAGTGCGTATTTTGTACAAATCCGGTCAGCCTCAATGATATGTAACCGCAGGCTATAGGGCGAAAAGAGTGTTGGCTGCTCGGCTTGTACCACCGCGAAACAGTCACCGGAAGCAAGCCAGGAAGCAAGTGCCAGCTGCTGCATGGCGTAAAAATCATTGACGCCGGTCGCATCACAAGCGTGTTTGTTTTCTGCCCACAGTGCAAATTCCGCATCTGTAGCATTTTGCCAAGCTGCCGCCTGCTCTGGTGTCATGCCCAGCAGTTTGTAATCAATTCGGCTTTTTAGCCGCAGACCGGTGCCAACCACATTCGTGCGGTTCGTTACCACTGCGCTTTTTGCCACAGGTGAAGACATGGTCAGGATTCTGCCGCGCTGGCGCAGGGTTGCATTGTTCCAGTCAATATCCTCATGTGGGCTACCGGACTGCGCTGTAAAACCTTTGAGTGCCTTTTTTCGGTACGAAGCGCCCGCGTCACTGTATCCTTTGTTCTGCATATGGGTGTAATATTGGCTGGCGGCGCGGGCTGCCTGCCGCTGATATTTCCATTTGTCAAACACGGCAGTTCACCTCACAGGTCGCGCGGAATGACACCTATCGCCTTGCGTGCATAGCCGCCGTTTCGCGCCATTGCTTCCAGCCCGTCAATTTCAGCTTCCAACTCTTTGATGGCAGCGCGAACTTCGGAAAGTGCCGCATCATACCGCTGCAGGTTCCTGCCGCCGATACCATAGGCTTTTACACCGCCGGTCAAAATGTCTGCTTCTTTTTTGCGGTACAGTTCAAGCCGGATTTTTTTATCGGCAACTTTTTCTGTAATCGTCATGATTTCCTCCTTACCAATCGTCAAACGGACTGTGCTTTTTCTTTTTGTGACGCTGTTTCGCGGTCTGTGGCCGCTGTGTGGGCGCTGCTTCCGCTCCCTGCAATGCTCGTTCTGCTGCATCCAAATCCGGGTTCAGCGTTTCAAATGCGGCAAGTGCATAGTTGCGGATGTCCAATGGCTCATTACGCTCATGCCCCGGCAGCTTTTCCCACCGCCATTTGGTTGCGCCGCCCTTTGCTGCGTGCATTGTCAGGTGCTCGGAAAGCAAACCAGAAAAATAACTTTCGTCATAACCCTCGCCCTTGGGAAAATGGCAGTAATTCCGCCCCGGCTTCTGCACTTTCAGGTTCGCCATAATGGCCGCCTTGCCCGCGCTGACACCGATTGTGTACAAATAGCACTTTGTTCGCTTCTGCGGGTCGTGCGGGTCGATTGCAACCTGTGTCGGCGGCTTCGTGTAGGGTGCGCTGTC containing:
- a CDS encoding sugar ABC transporter ATP-binding protein, with translation MSAFSEMVAADAQNVFLNTEEFGERHTVEGHAITAVVATNEQLAVTGGEALGIDGNAVVLYAQETDMPENPGVGGILNLDGSERVVEDWNIEMGVVVVRLRRNEAYA
- a CDS encoding phage tail tape measure protein, with product MPKVMQTVISIAGTIDPSLSKAIDGVTGKLGGLGKGGKLAALSVAATGLTTAVAGGVAAAGKALNNLGQSYAKASNKLQVKTGATKEEMAGLQDAMKGVYADNFGTDMNDVASAIGIVKQQLGNMPTNTLKGITEDALGMRDAFDYDVGESLRAAQTMMNQFGVTGDQAYSLIAQGAQNGLDYSGEMLDSIDEYSVQFQKLGLNAEDMFNVFQAGSDAGAFNLDKIGDAVKEFSIRAVDGSKTTQQGFQALGMNADQMAQKFAAGGNGAKQAFYQVIDALGKMKDPVQQNLAGVNLFGTMWEDLGPTVIKCLDNTEVQYNKTANAMQSINNIQYNDLGSAIEAIKRQAEVGLLPIASAVANSFTQMMPTISSALQSIMPVMQNTIQTCMPFVTQFLQGMGSALTQIMPLIGQLMSGLMPVLSQFIGSILPPIISLIQAILPPLIQVVQAILPPIVQVLQTLIPIVTQIIQAILPVVLSLIQQLVPIIQPLLQLLVQIMQQVIMPIIQPLMQLVQALLPPISALIGGIVQALSPLLEFLKPIADVLGTIIGFVGKLLSWGAGAINGLFGALSGGGKSNGGGATGKFATGGFTNGLSIAGEDPRYPQEAVLSFNPAYRRKNIGYWSEAGRKLGVLGGSGISLSGGSSSSVVYDLSGMQFAPKIYAASGTNSSDLMRQLKALMPEFVDMVQDALAEREEAQYADCRIY
- a CDS encoding early nodulin 20 (N-20) translates to MQNTLELYNPITVDGKLISKVTYDTEKVTAQQFAQADAYKLRAARSSTAGTMAGISGAFEIDYGLHLYLGFQAIIAENPNFAMEDLERITGSDLVNIMRIGRNFISASPEAPNSLQENSENSSEITLKPTDAVSMNSAKAD
- a CDS encoding phage major tail tube protein, with product MPNLALDLSGPIQGTTAYADDGKDPCARDCTVTLPEVSPLTNDLKAGGTLSVPDMSQIDSMETTVSKMGVDANFGVLAAAKKLEIRFAQQVVQQDGTQKTVGGKAYLRVMLKKLPGVQLETGAANENEYTYETSRYQLFVDGKEILLIDKLLGIVRIGGKSFTDSVLSVL
- a CDS encoding tail protein X; protein product: MQIVGYTDYTTRQGDVWDELALAAYDEERLSHILIEANPDYSGTLIFDAGVHLKIPVLDTVEQPETLPPWRREAEA
- a CDS encoding early E1A protein; translated protein: MLAKGNGSPAVCTLNLMRTTRGEVPFERLKGIDSALVDRPISEISSLLLADLQWLIETYEPRVQLTSEQLLQTAAQSGQFQAEISELLTGR
- a CDS encoding phage late control D family protein, which translates into the protein MSVRVWYEDTEITADVSISACVHDLFAESSADILHLTLNDTRRLWDGWHPKAGEKLKVTDGAASTGTLYVRQCSPQNGLYEITAASVPEAMQEKRTKSWASVRFLQLAAEIAVHSGLTFKTYGVTDQQYKFVSQESRSNAEFLQQRCILEGCAFLVYDHALILYSQKYMEQQEPQGELAVASDSDFVYKDRGSRQFGSAKVSNGGFTGSYTKNKLSKTYKCALPVCISSQEEADRFARGVLRDLNKDGITATLQTGLLRGYAPGSTVKLQTSGAASYDGTWFITHMRNDYAAGTTKLFLRKPLEGY
- a CDS encoding phage tail sheath family protein encodes the protein MAGIKYGAYGELRESVVEEITQAETAAVYIGTAPVNLVRGWTDAAAVNSPVNVKSMADAYGKVGYSDNWNAFTLCEPLNVHFGQTGKNIGPIYLINVLNPAKHKKEQATTKSVIFVDGKAEFVSETIVLDTLAIEGKKENVDYTLDYSFSRHAVLLTSVGSTPIDGTVEVTFDEVDPAKVTAEDIIGDETDKGVYTGAACIKLVFPKFAVVPSMIAAPGWSDQPEVHKALLQYSYQINGHWYAMLYPDIPLTAATIQEAIKWKTDNHYDSEYEKPYWPQVKDSYGKIYHLSTLAVAEQMRVDQSHDGVPAETNGNKEINAVAQYFGENSLNQGFDQEKANTLTESGVSTAIPWGGRWVLWGDHTGAYVEDKQIDARGIFDVNIRMLMFLLNNFQQRWAPKIDVNMDRAMKDTIINVEQERLDAYAASGYLLGSPQIVFLAAENSTAQLMNGQFVYTAQVTPTPPMKGLTCGVAYTSAGFDAYFK